A genomic region of Bacillus sp. 2205SS5-2 contains the following coding sequences:
- the nadA gene encoding quinolinate synthase NadA, whose protein sequence is MSVLQMLQEQQNVGLPKKYHNLSVEEMEQRVKNIKADLGEKLFIPGHHYQKDEVIQFSDAAGDSLQLAQVSAQNTKAEYIVFCGVHFMAETADILTTKKQKVILPDMRAGCSMADMANIHQTEKAWTELQHQFGDTIIPLTYVNSTAAIKAFVGENGGATVTSSNAHAMVKWALKEKERILFLPDQHLGRNTAYDLGIPLDKMAVWDPIQNELVFDGNPEEIVVILWKGHCSVHENFTVQNVGDIRKNHPNMKIIVHPECSREVVSLADENGSTKYIIESIENAKPGSAWAIGTEMNLVNRLISNHPDQHIVSLNPYMCPCLTMNRIDLPHLLWALESIVADEPINIISVDPEIAKFANAALDRMLARA, encoded by the coding sequence ATGAGTGTACTACAAATGTTACAAGAACAACAAAATGTTGGTTTGCCTAAAAAATACCACAATCTTTCTGTTGAAGAAATGGAACAGAGAGTGAAAAATATCAAAGCTGATCTTGGCGAAAAGCTATTTATACCTGGACATCATTATCAAAAAGACGAAGTTATTCAGTTTTCAGATGCAGCGGGGGATTCTTTGCAATTAGCTCAAGTCTCTGCACAAAACACAAAGGCCGAGTATATTGTTTTTTGTGGTGTGCATTTTATGGCCGAAACAGCGGATATATTAACAACTAAAAAGCAAAAAGTAATTTTGCCTGATATGCGGGCTGGCTGCTCGATGGCTGATATGGCCAATATTCACCAAACAGAGAAAGCCTGGACAGAGTTACAACATCAATTTGGTGATACGATCATTCCGCTCACTTATGTCAACTCAACCGCGGCAATTAAAGCATTTGTAGGTGAAAATGGAGGAGCTACTGTTACTTCCTCAAACGCTCATGCGATGGTAAAATGGGCTCTTAAGGAAAAGGAACGCATATTATTTTTACCTGATCAACATTTAGGGAGAAATACAGCTTATGATCTTGGAATTCCTTTAGACAAGATGGCCGTTTGGGATCCGATTCAAAATGAATTAGTTTTTGATGGAAACCCAGAAGAGATAGTTGTGATTCTTTGGAAAGGTCATTGCTCCGTTCATGAGAATTTCACTGTTCAAAATGTTGGAGATATAAGGAAAAATCATCCGAACATGAAAATAATTGTCCATCCAGAGTGTAGTCGTGAAGTGGTGAGTCTTGCTGACGAAAATGGTTCAACCAAATATATAATTGAAAGCATAGAGAATGCAAAGCCTGGAAGTGCTTGGGCAATTGGGACTGAAATGAACTTGGTGAATCGTTTAATTAGCAATCATCCTGATCAACATATTGTCTCACTAAACCCCTATATGTGTCCTTGTCTTACTATGAATCGGATTGATCTTCCTCATCTGCTATGGGCGCTTGAGAGCATTGTAGCTGACGAGCCAATTAATATTATTTCTGTTGATCCAGAAATAGCGAAATTTGCCAATGCTGCCCTAGACCGAATGCTAGCAAGGGCGTAG